From the Anaerolineales bacterium genome, one window contains:
- a CDS encoding peptidylprolyl isomerase, translating to MNRLVLLGTGALVGIVLLLVGWTWLLDAVIYPNQVVAVVEGKEIKGEQYISRTRLNRQQMINNYYQSYSEYTQMRQFFGDDPRLQQQYFTVMAQIEMQLDPEYAAEYTVNQLVNEELIKLEAAALGISISDADFAKSQEELFGFFPNGTPTPAIFPTALPTSTLSAQQFSLIGIDPTATLDIDAESTEEGETPETELETATLEPTATSEPTTAPATATQTAGPSPTPLPTATAYTQQLYEENLATYYTSYQQEIGVRPEDLEDAYRTLLLREALKDQVTADLQPLQEQVWARHILVSTLEEAEEAINRVNAGEDFGDLAIELSLDTGSASVGGDLGWFAKEVMVEPFGNAAFALEIGEVSEPVESQFGWHIIQVLGHEDRGLSQAEHEQLREQAFLVYLDGLREKYDWRIEDNWRDMAPETPRIPSSLLQ from the coding sequence ATGAATCGGCTGGTCCTGCTTGGGACTGGCGCCCTGGTAGGCATCGTCTTGCTGCTGGTGGGCTGGACTTGGCTGTTGGATGCGGTGATCTACCCCAACCAAGTCGTCGCCGTAGTGGAAGGCAAAGAGATCAAGGGGGAGCAGTACATTTCCCGCACGCGTCTCAATCGCCAGCAAATGATCAACAACTATTACCAATCGTACAGTGAATATACGCAGATGAGGCAATTCTTTGGGGACGACCCGCGGCTGCAGCAACAGTACTTCACGGTTATGGCTCAGATCGAGATGCAGCTGGACCCCGAATATGCGGCGGAGTACACGGTCAACCAGCTGGTGAATGAAGAATTGATCAAGTTGGAAGCCGCGGCGCTGGGGATCAGCATTAGCGACGCAGATTTTGCAAAAAGCCAGGAAGAGCTGTTTGGCTTCTTCCCGAATGGGACGCCCACTCCAGCGATCTTCCCGACCGCTTTGCCCACGTCCACCTTGTCAGCGCAGCAATTCAGCCTGATCGGCATCGACCCCACGGCTACGCTGGACATTGATGCAGAATCAACAGAAGAAGGCGAAACACCGGAGACAGAGCTGGAAACGGCCACACTGGAACCCACCGCAACCAGCGAACCGACCACAGCCCCAGCCACCGCGACCCAAACGGCCGGTCCAAGCCCGACCCCCCTCCCCACAGCTACGGCCTACACTCAGCAGTTGTATGAGGAGAACCTGGCCACTTATTACACTAGCTACCAACAAGAGATTGGCGTGCGCCCTGAAGACCTGGAAGATGCCTATCGCACCCTGTTGCTGCGTGAGGCCCTCAAGGATCAGGTGACCGCTGACCTGCAACCACTGCAAGAGCAAGTGTGGGCGCGCCACATCCTTGTAAGCACTCTGGAAGAAGCTGAAGAGGCCATCAACCGGGTGAATGCAGGTGAGGATTTCGGTGACCTGGCCATTGAGCTATCTCTGGATACAGGCAGTGCCAGCGTGGGAGGCGATCTCGGCTGGTTCGCCAAAGAAGTCATGGTGGAGCCCTTTGGGAATGCCGCCTTTGCGCTCGAAATCGGTGAAGTCAGCGAACCGGTTGAATCGCAGTTCGGTTGGCACATCATCCAGGTCTTGGGTCATGAAGACCGCGGCCTGAGCCAAGCTGAACACGAACAGCTGCGTGAACAAGCTTTCCTGGTCTATTTGGACGGTTTGCGTGAAAAGTATGATTGGCGGATCGAAGACAACTGGCGCGATATGGCTCCAGAAACGCCTCGCATCCCCAGCAGTCTGCTGCAATAG